Genomic window (Pseudomonadota bacterium):
ACGCCGCGATGAGCGTGGCGTCGTACGGCGACGGCACCTTCTTCGTCGGCGGCTCGTTCGGCGGCACCGCCACGTTCGGCACGTCGCCCGAGGACGAGAAGACCATGACCTCCAGCGGCGACTCCGACATCTTCGTCCTCAGGTTCGACCGAACCGAAGACTGATAATCCCCGAGGCCGAGTCGAACGGCGAGACCGATCTCCCGACCATCGGCGCGCTCGTCGGCTTCGCGGTGATGATGACGCTGGACGTCGCGCTCGGCTGAGCGTCAGTCCTTCGGCGCGACGCCGCCGTCCGCTCCCAGGGCGGCCCTGAGCTTCTTCGCGGCGTCCTCCACGAGCTCCTGGTTCAGCTCCTGCTGCTCGGGGCTCTCGCCCTTCAGCTCCTTGGCGAGCCACGGGGCCGGGCGCCCCACCGGCAGCTGGTCGCGGGGCGGGATGTGGAAGTACTTGACCTCGAGCGCGGCCGTCTCGGCGTCGATCGCGGCGGCCTTCGCCCGGTACTCCTTCTGCTTGGTCTCGTCCTTCTCCCGGCCGAGCCCGTACCCGTAGATGTTCGCGAGGCCGCGGCAGCTCGACGCGAAGCCGCCCGCGCAGCCCTTCTCGAGGAGCCCCTTCGCCTTGCCGGGATCCGCGGCGACGCCGGTGCCGGTCAGGAGCAGCTGCCCCTGGTTGTTGCACGCGAACGCGCTCCCGGCGGCGCACTTCCCGGCCAGGATCTCGAGCTCCTTCTCCGGCGTCAGCTCGATCCCGAGCGCGGCGCACGAGTCGACGACCGCGAAGTCGCACGCCTTCCTGTAGAACGCGTCGGCCTTCGCCTTGTCCTTGTCGCCGCCCCAGCCCTTCGACCACATCAGGGCGAGCTCGCCGCACAGCCCGTAGTGTCCCTCGTCGCACCGCTTCTCGAAGTACATGCGCCGCCCGGCGTCGCCCTTGGGGATCTCGTCCGCCG
Coding sequences:
- a CDS encoding sel1 repeat family protein, which encodes MIRAPRLLPLAAAALAGLSAPACGGDDAKTGDAVSQGAADEIPKGDAGRRMYFEKRCDEGHYGLCGELALMWSKGWGGDKDKAKADAFYRKACDFAVVDSCAALGIELTPEKELEILAGKCAAGSAFACNNQGQLLLTGTGVAADPGKAKGLLEKGCAGGFASSCRGLANIYGYGLGREKDETKQKEYRAKAAAIDAETAALEVKYFHIPPRDQLPVGRPAPWLAKELKGESPEQQELNQELVEDAAKKLRAALGADGGVAPKD